One window from the genome of Oncorhynchus keta strain PuntledgeMale-10-30-2019 unplaced genomic scaffold, Oket_V2 Un_contig_4600_pilon_pilon, whole genome shotgun sequence encodes:
- the LOC127924837 gene encoding gastrula zinc finger protein XlCGF17.1-like, whose translation MDEDGDGRSSLSNSCPTRPEPTQSPVPVRNHRNQRTLQGPKLLEVDWDSLFRERQPPPGAAKQHQENQQKPKTFHACPVCGRHCQKLSILQIHMRIHTGEKPYTCPDCGKKFAHLGAMRRHHLTHTGEKPYSCSVCGKSFTQSGHLKEHQQSHSGEKHHCLICLKQYIRAEDLKIHHRVHTGERPYRCAECGKSYIRSKNLRAHKLTHQRTGGAAKSHREMAATIQVKVKEEEEEEEVGGFINAEGEEEEEVGGFINADGEEVGWSFPDLSK comes from the exons ATGGATGAG GACGGTGATGGCAGATCCAGCCTGTCTAACTCCTGTCCCACTCGACCTGAACCCACACAGTCACCGGTTCCTGTCAGGAACCACAGGAACCAGAGAACACTGCAGGGCCCCAAGCTGCTAGAAGTTGACTGGGATTCTCTTTTTA gagagagacaaccTCCACCAGGGGCAGCTAAACAACACCAGgagaatcagcagaaacccaagACATTTCACGCCTGTCCAGTGTGTGGAAGACACTGCCAAAAGTTATCCATCCTGCAGATCCACATGAGAATCCACACGGGAGAGAAGCCGTACACCTGCCCCGACTGTGGCAAGAAGTTCGCTCACCTGGGAGCCATGAGACgacaccacctcacacacacgggagagaagccttactcctgctctgtgtgtgggaagagtttcaccCAATCAGGACATCTGAAAGAGCACCAACAGTCTCACTCCGGAGAGAAGCACCACTGTCTGATCTGTCTGAAACAGTATATCAGAGCAGAAGATCTGAAGATTCACCACAGAGTTCACACGGGAGAAAGGCCCTACCGCTGTGCAGAGTGTGGCAAGAGCTACATCAGGTCAAAGAATCTCCGGGCTCACAAGCTGACTCACCAGAGGACAGGAGGTGCTGCTAAAAGTCACAGGGAGATGGCAGCTACTATCCAGG TGAaagtgaaggaggaggaagaagaggaagaggttgGTGGTTTCATCAATgccgaaggagaggaggaagaggaggttggTGGTTTCATTAATGCTGACGGAGAGGAAGTTGGCTGGAGTTTCCCTGATCTCAGTAAGTAG
- the LOC127924836 gene encoding uncharacterized protein LOC127924836, whose translation MRFKTRKLYMRFKTRKLYMSFTLGSSPESFTLGSSPESFTLGSRPESFTLGSSPESFTLGSRPESFTLGSSPESFTLGSRPESFTLGSSPESFTLGSSPESFTLGSRPESFTLGSSPESFTLGSRPESFTLGSSPESFTLGSSPESFTLGSSPESFTLGSSPESFTLGSSPESFTLGSSPESFTLGSSPESFTLGSSPESFTLGSSPESFTLGSSPESFTLGSSPESFTLGSSPESFTLGSRPESFTLGSRPESFTLGSRPESFTLGSRPESFTLGSRPESFTLGSSPESFTLGSSPESFTLGSRPESFTLGSSPESFTLGSRPESFTLGSRPESFTLGSRPESFTLGSSPESFTLGSSPESFTLGSSPESFTLGSSPESFTLGSMCGL comes from the exons atgAGGTTCAAGACCCGAAAGCTTTACATGAGGTTCAAGACCCGAAAGCTTTACATGAG ctttacattaggttccagtcctgaaagctttacattaggttccagtcctgaaagctttacattaggttccagacctgaaagctttacattag gttccagtcctgaaagctttacattaggttcaagacctgaaagctttacattaggttccagtcctgaaagctttacattaggttcaagacctgaaagctttacattaggttcaagtcctgaaagctttacattaggttccagtcctgaaagctttacattaggttccagacctgaaagctttacattaggttccagtcctgaaagctttacattaggttccagacctgaaagctttacattaggttcaagtcctgaaagctttacattaggttccagtcctgaaagctttacattaggttcaagtcctgaaagctttacattaggttccagtcctgaaagctttacattaggttccagtcctgaaagctttacattaggttccagtcctgaaagctttacattaggttccagtcctgaaagctttacattaggttcaagtcctgaaagctttacattaggttcaagtcctgaaagctttacattaggttccagtcctgaaagctttacattaggttcaagtcctgaaagctttacattaggttccagtcctgaaagctttacattaggttccagacctgaaagctttacattaggttccagacctgaaagctttacattaggttccagacctgaaagctttacattaggttccagacctgaaagctttacattaggttccagacctgaaagctttacattaggttccagtcctgaaagctttacattaggttccagtcctgaaagctttacattaggttccagacctgaaagctttacattaggttccagtcctgaaagctttacattaggttccagacctgaaagctttacattaggttccagacctgaaagctttacattaggttccagacctgaaagctttacattaggttccagtcctgaaagctttacattaggttccagtcctgaaagctttacattaggttccagtcctgaaagctttacattaggttccagtcctgaaagctttacattaggttccatGTGTGGCctttaa